One window of Hallerella porci genomic DNA carries:
- a CDS encoding DUF2334 domain-containing protein: MELNKDIADISAAEAENFKGKRFILCYHDFNIRNFEKALVQIDQISSTAGSPISVAVVPAVGAAPEEERENFCAAVAKLKADGHELLLHGARHAANLSKERSVFGKSALMLSSNVAEFAGLSKEESQTLLDRSIALWYALGQEELPIGYVPPAWYDNNYLKDQILEKFKTYEDRTTIYKKRDLIVSVHEDADESTEKKAEEKPVEKFLSMGISFAGLPDISLGIAQTSACLTIQAPLGTPRLTIHHVDFTSIGEKRILNLVRYALSKREKIFYRDL, encoded by the coding sequence ATGGAACTGAACAAAGATATCGCCGACATTTCTGCAGCTGAGGCAGAAAATTTTAAAGGCAAAAGATTTATTCTTTGCTACCACGATTTCAACATTCGGAACTTTGAAAAAGCTCTAGTGCAAATCGATCAGATTTCAAGCACTGCTGGTTCCCCGATTTCGGTTGCGGTTGTGCCCGCTGTGGGAGCTGCCCCCGAAGAAGAACGCGAAAATTTTTGCGCAGCGGTTGCCAAATTAAAAGCAGACGGCCACGAACTTTTGTTGCACGGTGCGCGTCATGCTGCAAACTTGAGCAAAGAACGCTCGGTGTTTGGTAAAAGCGCTTTGATGCTTTCGAGCAATGTCGCCGAATTTGCGGGACTTTCGAAAGAAGAATCGCAGACTCTTCTCGATCGTTCTATTGCGCTTTGGTATGCGCTCGGCCAAGAAGAATTGCCGATTGGTTACGTCCCGCCGGCGTGGTATGATAACAATTATTTGAAAGATCAAATTCTTGAAAAATTTAAGACTTACGAAGATCGCACGACGATTTATAAAAAGCGCGATTTGATTGTGTCGGTCCATGAAGATGCCGACGAATCGACGGAAAAGAAAGCGGAAGAAAAGCCGGTAGAAAAATTCCTTTCGATGGGAATTAGCTTTGCAGGTCTTCCGGATATTTCTTTGGGAATTGCGCAAACGTCTGCGTGCCTTACGATTCAAGCGCCGCTGGGAACGCCGCGCCTTACGATTCACCATGTGGACTTTACTTCCATCGGTGAAAAACGCATCTTGAATTTGGTGCGCTATGCACTTTCGAAACGCGAAAAAATCTTTTACAGAGATCTTTGA
- a CDS encoding AMP-binding protein, protein MNQLLKFIDRVEYSSYEDLYENFKIHVPENFNFAFDVVDDYAQTCPKKEALVWCDDNDERHIFTFKDLSLASKRTANFLKQHGIRKGDRVQLMLRRRYEFWFFLLALHRIGAIAVPATNMLTSADLEYRFNAAEIKMVVAYDDPNLQKEIEVAKEKAPSLESLVAIGQPRQGWISFYDDYEICSSKFERPTGEDAIKNDDIMVIYFTSGTSSNPKMVAHTFTYPLGHIVTAKYWQNVVDDGRHLTVAETGWAKALWGKIYGQWIAGSAVFTYDMNTFIPGKLLEKMSEYKITTFCAPPTVYRYLLQHDPAKYDLSSLKYCVTAGEALNTDIYDRWLAKTGIKLYEGYGQTELTLTMGNYPWKDPRSGSMGMPSPGYRIDIVDTEGKPCKAEEVGEIIIRIDGGKPFGMFGGYYRDEERTQKVFEGGVYHTGDTAWRDQNGYCWFVGRTDDLIKSSGYRISPFEVEEVLLKHPAVLEVAVTGVEDASRGQAIKATIVLQSGYTASKELAKDIQLFTKKVAASYKSPRIIDFVTELPKTISGKIRRVAIREKDKQEQPKDKAN, encoded by the coding sequence ATGAATCAACTTCTCAAATTTATCGATCGCGTGGAATATAGTTCTTACGAAGATTTATACGAGAACTTCAAAATTCACGTTCCTGAAAACTTTAACTTTGCGTTTGATGTCGTTGACGACTATGCGCAGACTTGCCCCAAAAAAGAAGCTCTCGTTTGGTGCGATGATAATGATGAACGTCATATTTTTACGTTCAAGGATTTATCGCTTGCGTCAAAGCGGACTGCGAATTTCTTAAAGCAGCACGGAATCCGGAAAGGGGATCGGGTGCAGTTAATGCTCCGCCGCCGTTATGAATTCTGGTTCTTCCTTTTGGCTTTGCATCGCATCGGCGCTATCGCTGTGCCGGCAACGAATATGTTAACTTCTGCGGATTTGGAATATCGCTTTAATGCGGCAGAAATTAAAATGGTCGTCGCATACGATGATCCGAATTTGCAAAAAGAAATCGAAGTTGCCAAAGAAAAAGCGCCTTCGCTCGAAAGCCTTGTCGCTATTGGTCAACCGCGTCAGGGTTGGATTTCTTTCTACGATGATTACGAAATTTGCTCTTCGAAATTTGAACGCCCGACAGGCGAAGACGCCATTAAAAATGATGACATTATGGTCATCTATTTTACGAGCGGAACTTCGAGCAATCCGAAAATGGTGGCGCATACATTTACGTATCCGCTTGGCCACATTGTGACAGCGAAGTATTGGCAAAATGTCGTCGATGACGGGCGTCATTTAACCGTTGCAGAAACCGGTTGGGCAAAAGCTCTCTGGGGAAAAATTTACGGGCAATGGATCGCGGGAAGCGCTGTGTTCACTTATGATATGAACACTTTTATTCCGGGCAAACTTTTGGAAAAAATGTCCGAATATAAAATCACGACATTCTGCGCTCCGCCGACGGTTTATCGTTATCTTTTGCAGCATGATCCTGCGAAGTATGATTTGTCGAGTCTCAAATATTGCGTGACTGCTGGCGAAGCTCTCAACACGGATATTTACGATCGCTGGCTTGCGAAAACCGGCATCAAATTGTACGAAGGTTACGGTCAAACGGAACTCACTCTCACCATGGGAAATTATCCGTGGAAAGATCCGCGTTCGGGCTCGATGGGAATGCCGTCTCCGGGTTATCGCATCGATATCGTGGATACCGAAGGAAAGCCGTGTAAAGCAGAAGAAGTCGGTGAAATCATTATTCGCATCGATGGCGGAAAACCGTTCGGAATGTTCGGCGGTTATTACCGTGACGAAGAACGCACGCAGAAAGTTTTCGAAGGCGGCGTGTATCATACGGGCGATACCGCATGGCGCGACCAGAACGGTTATTGCTGGTTTGTCGGGCGCACGGACGATTTGATTAAAAGTTCCGGCTATCGCATCAGTCCGTTTGAAGTCGAAGAAGTTCTTTTGAAGCACCCGGCGGTTTTGGAAGTCGCGGTGACGGGCGTCGAAGACGCTTCGCGCGGACAAGCGATTAAGGCGACAATCGTTCTGCAGAGCGGTTATACCGCATCCAAGGAACTCGCAAAGGACATTCAACTGTTCACAAAGAAAGTGGCGGCATCTTACAAGAGCCCGCGTATCATTGACTTTGTCACAGAACTTCCGAAAACCATCAGCGGAAAAATCCGGCGGGTGGCGATTCGTGAAAAAGACAAGCAGGAACAACCGAAAGACAAGGCGAATTAA